The following coding sequences lie in one Lolium perenne isolate Kyuss_39 chromosome 2, Kyuss_2.0, whole genome shotgun sequence genomic window:
- the LOC127333470 gene encoding uncharacterized protein isoform X5, producing the protein MATPASRRQTASDAGAATDDTRVLLALAVLYGAMSFLVYRVIHMHHVAPLGPDAPPGEFSEGRVLQHLRRLAADIPSRQEGSPGLEVAAQYIKVQLEGLAAHAVAEYRIEVEETLVSGSFSMMFLRHRVTLGYRNHKNIVMRISSNVSEEDEPSLLVNGHFDSPLGSPGAADCGSCVASMLELSRLIIESGWVPPRPVIFLFNGAEELFLLGSHGFIKTHKWNSTIGAFINIEASGSGGADLVCQSGPGSWPSRIYAQNAKYPMANSVAQDMFGIIPGDTDYRIFAEDIANIPGLDIIFVLGGYFYHTSYDTLENLIPGSIQARGENLFNLIKAFTNSSMLLKESERYNKAVNDKINNPRAIFFDYMTWFMIFYPRDVSLILHSLPVAVFLLTPLFLNIPKITMMSMFQTILDLARGMLLHAFGVILAIIIPAMAAGLRLLFTKNAMNWFAHPYSAFFMFVPASLVGLLLPRFIWVLSEQSHFWGAFGLYSLITLAYMLAGLSGGFLTFFISMSLLLGSFISSISRKLLSQQQSPRSLFGYVLPMIPCLLYCVYYGGFLIQFSIEKMGMMGSLPKPLGYFVPDIIVAAMVGLVVGWSFGPLIPITSRWLAKTSILQCLLQITVVAMAISSQLFPYSTGAPKRVVLQHTFVTGGSLYFELLKLHSAEAATLLTENVFSVSIKNWNKVTSNNI; encoded by the exons ATGGCAACACCCGCGTCGCGCCGGCAGACTGCCTCAGACGCCGGCGCCGCCACGGATGACACGCGCGTGCTGCTCGCCCTGGCCGTGCTCTACGGCGCCATGTCCTTCCTAGTCTACCGCGTCATCCACATGCACCACGTCGCCCCGCTCGGCCCGGACGCGCCGCCGGGCGAATTCTCCGAGGGGCGCGTGCTGCAGCACCTCCGCCGTCTCGCCGCCGACATCCCTAGCCGCCAG GAGGGGAGTCCGGGGTTGGAAGTCGCGGCGCAGTACATCAAGGTGCAACTCGAGGGGCTGGCTGCGCATGCTGTGGCGGAATACAG AATAGAGGTTGAAGAAACACTTGTTAGTGGCTCTTTCAGCATGATGTTTTTGCGCCACAGAGTAACTCTAGGTTACAGAAATCATAAAAATATTGTTATGAG GATTTCATCAAATGTTTCAGAAGAGGATGAACCATCCCTTTTGGTGAATGGACATTTTGACAGTCCACTTGGATCTCCTGGCGCAGCAGACTGTGGTTCCTGTGTTG CATCTATGCTTGAGCTATCACGACTCATCATTGAGTCTGGGTGGGTGCCTCCTCGGCCAGTGATTTTCCTTTTCAATGGTGCCGAAGAACTTTTTCTTCTG GGTTCACATGGTTTTATAAAGACACACAAATGGAACAGCACAATCGGTGCTTTCATCAACATTGAAGCTTCTGGAAGTGGCGGTGCTG ATTTAGTTTGTCAATCTGGACCGGGATCTTGGCCTTCTCGTATTTATGCTCAGAACGCAAAGTATCCAATGGCAAATAGTGTTGCTCAG GATATGTTTGGAATAATTCCAGGTGATACAGATTATAGGATATTTGCTGAAGACATTGCAAACATCCCAGGACTTGATATTATCTTTGTTCTTGGTGGTTATTTTTACCATACTTCTTATGATACACTGGAAAACCTAAT TCCTGGAAGCATTCAAGCGCGTGGTGAAAATTTATTCAACCTAATAAAGGCCTTCACAAATTCTTCCATGCTACTAAAAGAGAGTGAGAGATACAATAAAGCTGttaatgacaaaataaacaatccGAGAGCTATCTTCTTTGATTACATGACTTGGTTCATG ATATTTTATCCACGTGATGTCTCTCTGATTCTTCACAGTCTTCCTGTGGCTGTTTTCCTTCTTACACCACTGTTCCTGAACATCCCAAAAATTACCATGATGTCAATGTTTCAGACTATTCTGGATTTAGCAAGAG GAATGTTGCTTCATGCATTTGGTGTCATCCTTGCAATAATCATTCCTGCTATGGCTGCAGGTCTTAGATTGTTGTTCACAAAGAATGCAATGAATTG GTTTGCTCACCCTTATTCGGCATTTTTTATGTTTGTCCCCGCATCATTGGTCGGTTTATTGTTGCCAAGGTTTATATGG GTGTTATCGGAGCAATCACATTTTTGGGGTGCTTTTGGTCTCTATTCTCTAATAACTTTG GCTTACATGCTAGCTGGGCTGAGTGGAGGTTTTCTGACATTTTTCATTTCCATGTCCCTTCTTCTTGGGAGTTTTATCTCTAGCATCAGCAGGAAGCTGTTGAGCCAGCAGCAATCACCCAG GTCATTGTTTGGATATGTGTTACCAATGATCCCATGTCTCCTGTATTGTGTTTACTATGGTGGGTTTCTTATCCAGTTTTCAATTGAGAAGATGGGAATGATGGGATCTCTTCCAAAACCATTAG GATATTTTGTGCCTGATATTATAGTTGCAGCGATGGTTGGATTAGTGGTGGGTTGGAGTTTTGGCCCATTAATACCTATTACTAGCCGTTGGTTGGCCAAAACATCCATTCTCCAGTGCCTTTTGCAAATTACAGTGGTTGCTATGGCTATTTCATCCCAACTATTTCCTTACAGCACTGGAGCACCAAAAAGAGTTGTGCTTCAACACACCTTTGTTACAG GAGGATCTCTGTATTTCGAGCTACTAAAACTACATTCAGCTGAAGCTGCTACACTTCTGACTGAAAACGTGTTCTCAGTCTCAATCAAGAACTGGAATAAAGTTACTTCAAACAATATCtag